The Blautia hydrogenotrophica DSM 10507 genome window below encodes:
- a CDS encoding HD domain-containing protein, which produces MAIRTFAAIDLGSYEVSMKIFEMSKKYGLREINHVRYRLDLGKYAYSQGKIENRTIQELCRVIDGFREIMKEYQVEEYRACATSAFRAVENPNIILEQVYRRTGIQIEILSGSEQHFLGYKSIAAIEAGFKKIIQKGTAIVDVGGGNTQVSLFDKDTLVTTQNLRIGSLRIRERLRELEKETTHYDRLVEEFIRNELLVFQRLYLKERNIQNVILLGDFLQDIIFREELADRIITKEEFNRRYEQIVHKTADSLAMEMNIPSEYATLVVPMVVIYKNIIDILGAEALWAPGISLADGIAYDYGEKHKIIKSKHNFENDILVSARNIGKRYSSGKSHIQGTTSVALAVFDGLKRVHGLGPRERLLLQIAVLLHDCGKYISMTNVAECSYHIVMSTEIIGLSQREQKIIANTVLYNQEEFASFEEINRLEGLDRQSYLLVAKLVAILRLANAMDRSHYQKVKTIKAVIKENELQLIVDSNKDFSLELGLLKDKLDFFEMIFGIRPVMKRKRKM; this is translated from the coding sequence ATGGCCATTCGAACTTTTGCAGCCATAGACCTTGGATCTTATGAAGTGAGCATGAAGATTTTTGAGATGTCCAAAAAGTACGGACTTCGGGAAATCAATCATGTCCGCTATCGGTTGGATTTAGGGAAATATGCCTACAGTCAGGGGAAAATCGAAAACCGGACAATCCAGGAGCTGTGTAGGGTAATTGATGGATTTCGAGAGATTATGAAGGAATATCAAGTGGAGGAATACCGTGCCTGTGCGACTAGTGCATTTCGTGCGGTGGAAAACCCCAACATCATTCTGGAACAGGTGTACCGGAGAACGGGAATACAGATTGAAATATTGAGCGGTTCAGAGCAGCACTTTTTGGGATACAAATCTATTGCTGCCATTGAGGCAGGTTTTAAGAAGATTATCCAAAAAGGCACCGCGATTGTGGATGTAGGTGGTGGAAATACCCAGGTATCACTCTTTGACAAAGATACTTTAGTGACAACGCAGAATCTTAGGATAGGTAGTCTGCGGATTCGCGAAAGGCTTCGGGAATTGGAAAAAGAGACCACACATTATGACCGTCTGGTAGAGGAATTTATCCGAAATGAGCTGTTGGTATTCCAAAGACTGTATTTGAAAGAACGAAATATTCAAAATGTGATTCTTCTGGGAGACTTTTTGCAGGATATTATTTTTCGGGAAGAGCTGGCAGACCGGATTATTACGAAAGAAGAATTCAATCGCCGCTATGAACAGATTGTCCATAAGACTGCTGATTCTCTGGCGATGGAGATGAATATACCGTCAGAGTACGCAACTCTTGTGGTGCCCATGGTCGTCATCTATAAAAATATTATTGATATTTTGGGAGCCGAAGCGCTGTGGGCGCCAGGCATCAGTTTGGCAGATGGAATTGCCTATGATTACGGTGAGAAACACAAAATCATTAAGTCAAAGCACAATTTTGAAAATGACATATTGGTATCAGCCAGAAATATTGGAAAGCGTTATTCCAGCGGGAAAAGTCATATTCAGGGTACCACAAGTGTAGCTCTGGCGGTATTTGACGGGTTGAAAAGGGTGCATGGACTGGGACCAAGAGAGAGACTTCTTTTACAGATCGCAGTGCTTCTTCATGACTGTGGAAAATATATCAGTATGACGAATGTAGCGGAGTGCTCCTATCACATTGTCATGTCTACAGAGATTATCGGACTGTCACAGCGGGAACAAAAAATTATTGCGAACACGGTACTCTATAATCAGGAAGAGTTTGCGAGTTTTGAGGAGATTAACCGTTTGGAAGGTCTGGACAGGCAGAGTTATCTGTTGGTGGCAAAGTTGGTGGCAATCTTGAGACTGGCAAACGCGATGGACCGCAGCCACTATCAAAAAGTGAAGACGATCAAGGCGGTAATCAAAGAGAACGAGTTACAGTTGATTGTGGACTCCAACAAAGATTTCAGTTTGGAACTGGGGCTTTTGAAGGACAAGCTGGATTTCTTTGAGATGATATTTGGAATTCGTCCAGTGATGAAACGCAAAAGAAAAATGTAA
- a CDS encoding DNA-deoxyinosine glycosylase, translated as MCKNSFQQVYHEFEPIYNEKSKVLILGTFPSVKSREGQFYYHHPQNRFWKVMAALTKERLPQTISDKKELLLNHHIAIWDVVQSCQIKGSSDSSIRNVVPADIDRILRDSEVEKIFTNGTTAYRLYKKYCQKATGVEAVCLPSTSPANAVWRLEQLTEEWGREIFPFL; from the coding sequence ATGTGCAAAAACAGTTTTCAGCAGGTATATCATGAATTTGAGCCAATCTACAATGAAAAATCGAAGGTGCTGATTTTAGGTACTTTTCCCTCTGTGAAATCCAGAGAAGGGCAGTTTTATTATCACCATCCTCAAAATCGATTTTGGAAAGTGATGGCTGCGCTGACTAAGGAGAGGCTGCCCCAGACAATTTCTGATAAGAAAGAATTGTTGTTGAATCACCATATTGCCATCTGGGATGTAGTGCAAAGCTGTCAGATTAAAGGTTCCAGTGACAGCAGTATACGGAATGTGGTTCCAGCCGATATCGACAGAATTTTAAGGGACTCTGAGGTGGAGAAAATCTTTACCAATGGAACAACTGCCTATCGTCTTTATAAAAAGTATTGCCAGAAAGCCACGGGGGTGGAGGCAGTTTGTCTGCCTTCCACAAGTCCAGCAAACGCGGTTTGGCGTTTGGAACAACTGACCGAGGAGTGGGGCAGAGAAATTTTTCCTTTTTTGTAA
- a CDS encoding NUDIX hydrolase has translation MTELWDLYDKFRQKTGRFHERGKPVPEGYLHIIIHVWIRDREGRYLMSQRHPKKSFPLMWECTGGAVIAGEDSLTGAMREVKEELGVTLDRDKGVLFKSECQESHKVFYDVWLFQYDQEGPLVLQPEEVVAARWMNENEIRKCAREGCLMPMLNYYEDVFSYEKTLV, from the coding sequence ATGACAGAATTATGGGATCTGTATGACAAATTCAGACAAAAGACAGGCCGGTTTCATGAGCGGGGGAAGCCGGTTCCAGAGGGGTACTTACATATTATCATTCATGTGTGGATTCGAGACAGAGAAGGAAGATACCTGATGTCTCAAAGACACCCAAAAAAATCTTTTCCACTGATGTGGGAATGTACGGGTGGGGCTGTGATCGCAGGAGAGGACAGCCTTACGGGAGCCATGCGGGAGGTAAAAGAGGAGCTTGGTGTGACCCTGGACCGAGACAAAGGGGTGTTGTTCAAGTCAGAATGCCAGGAGTCCCACAAAGTATTCTACGATGTCTGGCTGTTTCAATATGACCAAGAGGGACCTTTGGTTTTACAGCCAGAAGAAGTGGTAGCTGCGCGCTGGATGAATGAAAATGAGATTCGTAAGTGCGCACGGGAAGGGTGTTTGATGCCTATGTTAAATTATTACGAGGACGTGTTTTCTTATGAAAAAACACTGGTGTAA
- a CDS encoding helix-turn-helix transcriptional regulator has translation MEKEQALEFLCRVAEGIAETFGNSCEALIQDMSQKNHPILAIYHGHVTGRQVGSKEDVYGAVSEEETILDLKHDLVNHLVISKKGRRIKSSTFLLKGEDYHYALGVNFDFTELYQAVKIQEDLLHVRSDLEKAVTEEVQGSLQEIFDGCEELMGKSAKTMNKAERLRLVKLLKEKNAFEFYKAVPYISNRMGVTRYTVYNYLNQLEP, from the coding sequence ATGGAAAAAGAGCAGGCATTGGAATTTTTATGTAGAGTGGCAGAAGGGATTGCGGAGACTTTTGGGAATTCTTGTGAGGCGCTGATTCAAGATATGTCGCAGAAAAATCATCCAATTTTGGCAATCTATCACGGCCATGTGACGGGGCGTCAAGTGGGATCTAAGGAAGATGTCTACGGTGCAGTGTCTGAGGAGGAGACCATTTTGGACCTGAAGCATGATTTGGTAAATCATCTGGTAATCAGTAAAAAAGGGCGCAGAATTAAGTCTTCTACTTTTTTGCTGAAAGGAGAAGACTATCACTACGCGCTGGGTGTGAATTTTGACTTCACAGAGCTTTATCAGGCGGTAAAAATTCAGGAAGATCTCTTACATGTCAGATCAGATTTAGAAAAAGCGGTGACTGAGGAGGTTCAGGGGAGCCTTCAGGAAATTTTCGATGGGTGTGAGGAGCTTATGGGAAAATCAGCAAAAACCATGAATAAAGCAGAAAGGCTGCGATTGGTGAAGTTGTTGAAAGAGAAAAATGCATTTGAGTTTTATAAAGCAGTTCCTTACATTTCAAATAGAATGGGAGTGACCAGGTATACAGTATATAATTATCTGAATCAATTGGAGCCGTAG
- a CDS encoding bifunctional folylpolyglutamate synthase/dihydrofolate synthase yields the protein MNYKQSRAYIDQVECYGRVLGLENIEELTQKLGNPQEDLNVIHVAGTNGKGSTIAYLSTILQEAGYKVGKYISPTIYSYRERMSIGEKKISKEAFARHLTKVAAVAEEMAAQGRPHPTPFEIETAVAFLFFREEKCDFVVLETGMGGATDATNVVRNTRMAVLTPIGLDHMSFLGNTLSEIAAVKAGIIKEGCVTVCSCQKAEAREVIEQECQKKHSELIWVDTKTLKVKETSCFGQTFQWEGENYEVSLAGVYQIDNAVLALTAVTQLRKMGYEIPKEAVSRGLSNTRWGGRFTVIGQSPLFVVDGAHNPDAARRLEESICQYFSHKNIYYIVGMFRDKDYDEVLRITAPYAKGIFTVQTPNSQRALSARELAEDAGKYHDRVEAVSDLTEAVKRAYEVAGPQDVIVAFGSLSYLGEITRIVRERTDDEGER from the coding sequence ATGAACTATAAACAGAGCAGAGCCTACATTGATCAGGTCGAGTGTTACGGCCGGGTGTTGGGCTTAGAGAACATTGAAGAATTGACGCAAAAACTGGGAAATCCTCAGGAAGATTTAAATGTGATTCATGTGGCAGGAACCAACGGAAAAGGTTCTACAATAGCCTATCTGTCCACGATATTGCAGGAGGCAGGTTATAAAGTGGGAAAATATATTTCTCCCACGATCTATTCCTACAGGGAGCGGATGTCGATAGGAGAAAAGAAAATCAGCAAAGAGGCATTTGCCCGGCATCTGACGAAAGTCGCCGCCGTCGCGGAAGAGATGGCAGCGCAGGGGCGTCCACATCCGACGCCTTTTGAGATTGAGACAGCCGTGGCTTTTTTGTTTTTCCGGGAAGAAAAATGTGATTTTGTCGTATTAGAGACCGGAATGGGAGGAGCCACGGACGCGACCAATGTGGTGAGAAATACGAGAATGGCCGTGTTGACTCCCATCGGGTTAGACCACATGAGTTTTTTGGGAAACACGTTGTCTGAGATTGCAGCAGTAAAAGCAGGGATAATCAAAGAAGGTTGTGTGACGGTCTGCTCGTGTCAGAAGGCGGAGGCGAGAGAGGTTATTGAGCAGGAATGTCAAAAAAAACATTCCGAACTTATATGGGTTGATACTAAGACATTGAAAGTAAAGGAAACCTCTTGTTTTGGACAGACTTTTCAATGGGAAGGCGAAAATTATGAGGTTTCTTTGGCAGGAGTCTACCAGATAGATAATGCAGTGCTGGCTTTAACAGCTGTGACACAATTGCGAAAGATGGGATATGAGATTCCAAAAGAGGCGGTTTCCAGAGGTTTGTCGAATACCCGTTGGGGAGGCCGCTTTACTGTCATAGGTCAGTCACCTCTGTTTGTGGTAGATGGCGCCCATAATCCGGATGCGGCCCGTAGATTGGAAGAGTCGATTTGCCAATATTTCTCCCATAAAAATATTTACTACATTGTGGGAATGTTTCGGGACAAAGATTATGATGAAGTGCTTCGGATTACAGCGCCTTACGCTAAGGGAATCTTTACGGTACAGACGCCGAATTCCCAGAGAGCTCTAAGTGCACGAGAGCTGGCAGAGGATGCAGGAAAATATCATGACCGGGTGGAGGCAGTCTCAGATTTGACAGAGGCAGTCAAAAGAGCATATGAGGTGGCAGGTCCACAGGATGTGATTGTCGCTTTTGGTTCTTTGTCGTATCTGGGGGAGATCACACGGATTGTAAGAGAGAGAACAGATGATGAGGGAGAAAGATGA
- the pyrB gene encoding aspartate carbamoyltransferase, whose translation MRHIMSPLDLSVEELDQLLDLANDIEKSPEKYAHACAGKKLATLFYEPSTRTRLSFEAAMLNLGGSVLGFSSADSSSAAKGESVADTIRVTSCYADICAMRHPKEGAPLVASMASSIPVINAGDGGHQHPTQTLTDLLTIRSLKGHLGNLTIGLCGDLKFGRTVHSLIQALVRYPNVKFILISPEELRLPGYIRDGVLKKQDIPYEEVERLEDALPNLDLLYMTRVQKERFFNEEDYVRMKDFYILDKAKMELAKPDMYILHPLPRVNEIAVEVDDDPRAAYFKQAQYGVYVRMALILMLLEVKVC comes from the coding sequence ATGAGACATATAATGAGTCCCTTAGACTTGTCCGTCGAGGAACTAGATCAACTCCTTGACCTGGCAAATGATATTGAAAAAAGCCCTGAAAAATACGCACATGCCTGTGCAGGCAAAAAGCTAGCCACTTTATTTTATGAACCCAGTACCCGTACCCGTCTGAGTTTTGAAGCAGCAATGTTGAACTTAGGCGGCAGTGTTCTTGGTTTCTCCAGCGCTGATTCCAGCTCCGCTGCCAAAGGCGAAAGTGTCGCTGACACAATTCGCGTCACATCCTGTTACGCAGACATCTGCGCTATGCGTCATCCGAAAGAGGGAGCTCCTCTCGTCGCTTCGATGGCATCTTCTATTCCCGTTATCAATGCCGGAGACGGCGGTCATCAACATCCCACCCAGACTTTAACCGATCTGTTGACCATTCGTTCCCTCAAAGGACATCTGGGCAATCTGACCATCGGTCTGTGCGGAGATTTGAAGTTCGGCCGTACTGTTCACTCACTGATTCAAGCACTCGTTCGTTATCCGAACGTGAAATTCATCCTGATTTCCCCAGAAGAGCTTCGTCTGCCAGGTTACATCCGCGATGGTGTACTAAAAAAGCAGGATATCCCTTACGAGGAAGTGGAACGTTTAGAAGACGCTCTTCCGAATCTGGACCTGCTGTACATGACTCGCGTGCAAAAGGAACGCTTCTTCAACGAAGAAGACTATGTTCGCATGAAAGATTTCTACATATTGGACAAAGCCAAGATGGAGCTGGCCAAACCAGATATGTACATCCTTCACCCACTTCCTAGAGTCAATGAAATCGCAGTCGAGGTGGATGATGACCCCCGGGCCGCGTATTTTAAGCAGGCTCAGTACGGTGTCTATGTCCGCATGGCTCTGATTCTCATGTTATTGGAGGTGAAAGTATGTTAA
- a CDS encoding RNA degradosome polyphosphate kinase → MDVKSYEKPEYYVNRELSWIKFNERVLSEARDKTLPLFERLKFLSITSSNLDEFYMVRVASLKDQVHAKYTKADISGLTPREQLRSISEKTHELVQVQYSTYNRSLLPTLKKAGLHVIEEHEMLTDAQKEYVDQYFEENVYPVLTPMAMDSSRPFPLIRNKTLNIGALIAKKDRKKEEKILEFATVQVPSVLPRVVLIPGGKNDKQSVIFLEELIERNIGKLFLNNDVVCAHPYRIMRNADLSIDEDEAEDLLVEIQKQLKKRQWGEVIRLEVEEKMDSRLLKILKSEFEIKEEDIFTIPGPLDLTVLMKLYGLDGFEDYKASGYTPAPVAAFRGYESIFDRIREGDVFVHHPYMSFDPVVKFVQQAAKDPSVLAIKQTLYRVSGHSPIVAALAQAAENGKQVSVLVELKARFDEENNIVWAKKLEKAGCHVIYGLVGLKTHSKITLVVRREENGIRRYVHLGTGNYNDSTAKLYTDCGIFTCDARIGEDATAVFNMLSGYSEPKYWNKLIVAPLWMKDRFLKMIELEANHAKEGKEARIMAKMNSLCDPKIMEALYHASACGVKIELIIRGICCLKVGIPGVSENITVRSIVGDFLEHSRIFYFYNNGAEEVFMGSADWMPRNLDRRVEIVFPVEDEKIKREVIHILDVELADNRKAHILQPDGTYIKPDRRGKVLINSQQEFCTEAQEQAKDPGKKDRLKIFIPAEPAQMGEEEV, encoded by the coding sequence ATGGACGTGAAAAGTTATGAGAAACCGGAATACTACGTGAACCGGGAACTGAGCTGGATTAAATTTAATGAGAGGGTGCTCAGCGAAGCTAGGGATAAGACTTTGCCTCTGTTTGAACGATTGAAGTTTTTGAGTATCACCTCGTCAAATTTGGATGAGTTCTATATGGTTCGTGTGGCTTCTTTGAAAGATCAGGTTCATGCAAAGTACACGAAAGCGGACATTTCGGGGCTGACTCCCAGAGAACAACTGAGAAGTATCAGCGAGAAGACACATGAGTTGGTACAGGTTCAGTATAGTACTTATAATCGGTCTTTGCTTCCTACACTGAAGAAGGCAGGGCTTCATGTGATTGAAGAACACGAAATGCTGACGGACGCGCAGAAAGAATATGTGGATCAGTATTTTGAAGAAAACGTCTATCCGGTACTCACACCTATGGCGATGGATTCCTCCAGACCATTTCCGTTGATTCGGAATAAGACATTGAATATTGGTGCTCTGATTGCGAAAAAGGACAGGAAAAAAGAGGAAAAGATTTTAGAATTTGCCACCGTTCAGGTGCCTTCCGTGCTTCCTAGAGTGGTTCTAATTCCAGGCGGAAAAAATGACAAACAGAGTGTTATTTTTCTGGAAGAACTGATCGAGCGCAACATCGGAAAACTATTTTTGAACAATGATGTGGTCTGTGCCCACCCTTATCGAATTATGAGAAACGCGGATTTGAGTATTGATGAGGACGAGGCGGAAGATCTTCTGGTGGAGATTCAAAAGCAGCTGAAAAAACGTCAATGGGGAGAGGTAATCCGGCTGGAAGTGGAGGAAAAGATGGACAGCCGGCTGCTGAAAATCTTGAAGTCAGAGTTCGAGATCAAAGAAGAGGACATCTTCACAATTCCTGGCCCATTAGACTTGACAGTGTTGATGAAGCTGTATGGATTGGACGGTTTTGAAGATTACAAGGCGTCAGGGTATACGCCTGCTCCTGTGGCTGCATTTCGAGGCTATGAGAGTATCTTTGACCGTATCAGAGAAGGGGATGTGTTTGTCCATCATCCGTACATGAGTTTTGACCCCGTTGTAAAATTCGTTCAGCAGGCGGCGAAAGACCCCAGTGTGTTGGCAATTAAGCAGACCCTTTACAGGGTCAGTGGTCATTCACCCATCGTGGCGGCTCTGGCTCAGGCGGCGGAAAATGGAAAGCAGGTCTCCGTGTTGGTTGAGCTGAAAGCGCGGTTTGATGAGGAAAATAACATCGTTTGGGCTAAAAAACTGGAAAAAGCCGGCTGCCATGTGATTTATGGATTGGTCGGTCTGAAAACTCACAGTAAAATTACTCTGGTGGTGCGTCGGGAGGAAAACGGCATTCGTCGTTACGTCCACCTGGGAACTGGAAACTATAATGATTCCACAGCAAAACTATATACGGACTGCGGAATTTTTACCTGCGATGCCAGAATCGGGGAGGACGCTACGGCAGTCTTTAACATGCTGTCCGGCTATTCCGAACCGAAATACTGGAATAAGCTGATCGTAGCTCCTCTGTGGATGAAAGACCGATTTTTGAAAATGATAGAGTTGGAGGCAAACCATGCGAAAGAGGGGAAAGAAGCCAGGATTATGGCGAAGATGAACTCTCTGTGTGACCCTAAGATTATGGAGGCTCTCTATCATGCCTCTGCCTGTGGGGTAAAAATTGAATTGATCATTCGTGGAATCTGTTGTCTAAAAGTGGGAATTCCAGGTGTGAGTGAGAATATCACAGTGAGGTCCATTGTAGGCGATTTTTTGGAGCACAGCAGAATTTTCTATTTTTATAACAATGGGGCGGAAGAAGTTTTCATGGGAAGTGCGGATTGGATGCCTAGGAACTTAGACCGAAGAGTTGAGATTGTGTTTCCTGTGGAAGATGAAAAGATCAAAAGAGAAGTCATTCATATCCTGGATGTGGAGCTCGCTGACAACCGAAAAGCCCATATACTGCAGCCAGACGGCACTTATATAAAGCCTGACCGGAGAGGAAAGGTGCTGATAAATTCGCAGCAGGAATTCTGCACAGAGGCACAGGAACAGGCGAAAGACCCTGGAAAAAAAGATAGGCTCAAAATTTTTATCCCAGCAGAACCTGCTCAGATGGGGGAAGAGGAAGTTTAG
- a CDS encoding ATP-binding protein, with amino-acid sequence MTRVNECILYRNFEHGEVLEQMTELMDLESKEELGFCKKEFFSCVNQLIELAGAYGFSGNLWHNYLTFLLVNHENAFSTSSEIVGPVEGTINQIALHDFEIFKELFDYNFSVFDQTFGGIYSQLLSGYENINENSKLFNKRIRDRICDLSRKLGNTRSAGEFMEDMVAFYREFGVGKLGLHKAFRVGHDENGRAVIEPITKIAHVHLDDLVGYEIAKKKLIDNTEAFVQGRKANNCLLFGDAGTGKSSSIKGILNQYYDQGLRIIEVYKHQFKDLNEIISQIKNRNYKFIIYMDDLSFEEFEVEYKYLKAVIEGGLEKKPENILIYATSNRRHLVRERVGDKLERMDEEDLHSSDTVQEKLSLVYRFGVTIYFGAPDKKEFQNIVKVLASRYKIEMPEEDLLLEANRWELQHGGLTGRTAQQFIDYLLGQQK; translated from the coding sequence ATGACAAGGGTAAATGAATGTATACTTTACAGAAATTTTGAACATGGAGAAGTCCTGGAACAGATGACAGAACTGATGGACTTAGAGAGTAAAGAAGAATTGGGATTCTGTAAAAAAGAATTTTTCAGTTGTGTCAATCAGCTGATTGAGTTGGCAGGAGCTTACGGCTTTTCGGGAAATCTTTGGCACAATTATCTTACCTTTTTATTGGTCAACCATGAGAATGCCTTTAGTACCTCCAGCGAGATTGTGGGCCCGGTGGAAGGAACTATCAATCAGATCGCGCTTCATGATTTCGAGATCTTTAAAGAGTTGTTCGACTATAATTTTTCAGTGTTTGACCAGACATTTGGAGGAATCTATAGCCAGCTTTTGTCCGGCTATGAAAATATCAACGAGAACAGCAAACTGTTTAATAAAAGAATTCGGGACCGAATCTGTGACTTGAGCAGAAAATTGGGAAACACACGAAGCGCCGGAGAGTTTATGGAAGACATGGTGGCCTTTTACCGGGAGTTTGGTGTGGGAAAATTAGGACTTCACAAAGCCTTTCGGGTAGGCCATGATGAGAATGGAAGAGCGGTGATTGAACCGATCACAAAGATAGCGCATGTCCATTTGGATGATTTGGTGGGTTATGAGATTGCCAAGAAAAAGCTGATCGACAATACGGAGGCTTTCGTTCAGGGCAGGAAAGCGAATAACTGTCTGCTGTTCGGAGATGCAGGGACTGGGAAGTCTTCCAGCATCAAAGGAATTCTGAATCAGTACTATGATCAGGGATTACGAATCATTGAGGTGTACAAGCATCAATTTAAGGATTTAAACGAAATCATTTCACAGATCAAAAATCGTAACTACAAGTTTATCATCTATATGGATGATTTGTCTTTTGAAGAGTTTGAAGTTGAGTATAAATATCTGAAAGCGGTGATCGAAGGTGGATTAGAAAAAAAACCAGAAAATATTTTGATTTATGCTACCTCAAACCGCCGTCATCTCGTTCGGGAACGTGTGGGAGATAAACTAGAAAGAATGGATGAAGAAGATTTGCATTCCTCAGATACTGTCCAGGAAAAACTTTCTTTGGTGTATCGGTTTGGTGTGACCATTTACTTTGGAGCTCCGGACAAGAAAGAGTTTCAAAACATTGTAAAAGTTTTGGCTTCGCGCTATAAAATTGAAATGCCGGAAGAAGACTTGCTTTTGGAGGCAAACAGGTGGGAGCTACAGCATGGAGGACTGACAGGACGGACTGCACAGCAGTTTATAGACTATCTACTGGGACAGCAAAAATAG
- a CDS encoding putative ABC transporter permease, producing the protein MKNQFLLCGGIGWCLEILWTGLHSLQKGESTLCGTSSIWMFPIYGLAFVIGPISQHLTRLPFFLRGTLYTAGIYFIEYTSGTLLRHFHACPWDYSNSRCHYKGLIRLDYAPLWFCTGLFYEKVLNIGTNRESF; encoded by the coding sequence ATGAAAAATCAATTTTTACTTTGCGGCGGTATTGGATGGTGTCTGGAAATCTTATGGACCGGACTTCACAGCCTGCAAAAAGGAGAATCCACTTTATGCGGAACTTCCTCAATCTGGATGTTTCCCATTTATGGGCTTGCCTTCGTCATCGGTCCAATCTCCCAGCATCTAACCAGACTTCCATTTTTTTTAAGAGGGACTTTATACACAGCTGGAATTTATTTTATTGAGTACACCAGTGGTACTCTCCTTCGACATTTTCATGCCTGTCCTTGGGATTACAGCAATTCCCGTTGTCATTACAAAGGACTTATTCGGCTAGATTATGCTCCCCTTTGGTTCTGCACAGGGCTTTTCTACGAAAAGGTACTGAATATTGGAACAAACAGGGAATCTTTCTAA
- a CDS encoding aspartate carbamoyltransferase regulatory subunit: MLNVGALKEGYVLDHIKAGKSMTIYHDLKLDKLDCTVAIIKNARSNKMGKKDIIKVECPIDKLDLDILGFIDHNITVNIIKDEKIVEKKELRLPKQVVNVIKCKNPRCITSIEQGLDQIFVLSDEENETYRCKYCEEKYRGSRRK, encoded by the coding sequence ATGTTAAACGTAGGTGCATTAAAAGAAGGTTATGTACTAGACCATATCAAAGCTGGAAAAAGTATGACAATCTATCACGATTTGAAATTAGATAAATTAGACTGCACGGTCGCAATTATCAAAAATGCCCGCAGCAATAAGATGGGAAAAAAAGACATCATCAAGGTAGAATGTCCCATCGACAAGCTGGATTTAGACATTCTGGGTTTTATCGACCACAATATCACCGTAAATATCATCAAGGATGAGAAAATTGTGGAGAAAAAAGAGCTGCGTCTACCGAAACAGGTTGTCAACGTAATCAAGTGCAAAAACCCCAGATGTATCACCTCCATCGAGCAGGGACTAGACCAGATCTTCGTTCTCTCTGACGAGGAGAACGAGACCTACCGCTGCAAATACTGTGAGGAAAAATACCGGGGCAGCCGCAGAAAATAA
- a CDS encoding type III pantothenate kinase has protein sequence MILVIDVGNTNIVVGCIDDEKTYFVERLATVRTKTELEYAIDLKNVLDIYKIHRRDIEGGIVCSVVPQITSIINLAAEKILRKKILVVGPGVKTGLNILMDNPAQLGSDLVAAAVAGIAEYPVPLILIDMGTATTVCVVDGKKNYIGGMILPGVGVSLDALTARASQLHGISLEAPRHIIGKNTIECMKSGVIYSSAAGLDGVVTRIEEELGEKATVVATGGLAKNIVPHCRQNIILDDDLLLKGLKIIYDKNRNS, from the coding sequence ATGATATTAGTCATTGATGTGGGAAATACAAATATTGTGGTGGGGTGTATTGACGATGAAAAAACTTATTTTGTTGAGCGCCTTGCCACAGTGAGAACGAAAACGGAGCTGGAATATGCTATTGATCTGAAAAATGTGCTGGATATCTATAAAATTCATCGAAGAGATATCGAAGGCGGGATTGTGTGTTCCGTAGTTCCGCAGATTACCAGCATCATCAATCTCGCAGCGGAAAAGATTCTTCGTAAAAAGATCCTCGTTGTGGGTCCTGGGGTAAAAACCGGGCTGAATATTTTGATGGACAACCCAGCACAGCTTGGAAGTGATCTGGTAGCGGCGGCTGTGGCCGGCATTGCAGAGTATCCGGTTCCATTGATCTTAATTGATATGGGGACGGCTACGACAGTTTGCGTGGTAGATGGAAAGAAGAACTATATCGGTGGTATGATTCTGCCGGGTGTGGGGGTATCTCTGGATGCTCTGACAGCCAGAGCTTCTCAGTTGCATGGCATCAGCCTGGAGGCACCACGCCACATCATTGGCAAGAACACAATCGAGTGTATGAAAAGCGGCGTAATTTACAGCAGCGCCGCAGGTCTGGATGGAGTGGTCACTCGGATTGAAGAAGAGCTAGGCGAGAAAGCGACTGTGGTAGCGACAGGAGGGCTTGCGAAAAACATAGTACCGCACTGCCGCCAGAACATTATTTTAGATGATGATTTGCTCCTAAAGGGGCTGAAGATCATATACGACAAGAACCGGAACTCATAA